From the genome of Halobacteriovorax marinus SJ:
GGTGTGAAAAGAGTTTACTCTTTAAGAGGTGGCGCCAGTACTTTGGTGAAACCGACTTCTTGCCACCTGTAATTTATTATAGCTCTCAACTAATCGCTGATGTTTATCAATATTGGTAAGTTCTATACTTGTTTCTTCAAGCCCAAAGAATTTAACCTCAGCGCTCACAGTTTCTAGTGCTTCTCTTACAAGTACTTCACCATACATCTTAGTTAAATTCTCAGTATAGTCTTCCATATCGAGTTCTTCATCAATTGCTATATCTAAGACTATATTAAGAATTTGATAATACTTCTTTCTATCTGGCGCATATTCATTAAATTGGTTGAGAATATCTACATTGAACTTTGCCTCTTCTAGATTTTGAAGAGCAAGATTAATCATAGCTTTTAATTCTCCAACCACAAGTTGTCCCCAGTTGGAGACTTCATCAAATGCAACGCCTATAAGTTCACTTACTGGTTGATGATCATCTAATTCATACTCTTCTAAATCTTCTAATAACTCTTGAAGTTTTTCTTCACTTAGTGAGTGTACACTTAGGATTCTCTCTCTAAAGTCGTTACCTTTATTATGATTATCCCAAACCAGGTCTTCTGCTTGATAAATTTCAGAATAGTCAGGTACGAGAATTCTACATGCACAGGCACCAAGTTCTTGGTAGTCAGCGATATAAACTTCTTTATCTAGATCCTTTAGAATAGACATGAGGTAGTGATATTCTTCCTCTGTTGACCCTTTTAAGTCCCAGTGAACAAATTCAAAGTCTGATTTCGAACTAAAGAATTTCCATGAGACAACCCCAGTAGAATCTATAAAGTGATCGACAAGGTTATTGTGCTCTTTGACTGCAAATTCATTGAATGTCGGAAGCGCGATATCGTTCATTCCTTCAAAACTTCTTCCTTGTAGAAGCTCTGTTAAACTTCTCTCTAGTGCCACTTCAAATTTAGGGTGTGCTCCAAAAGAGGCAAAGACTCCGCCTGTTCTTGGATTCATTAGAGTGACACACATGACTGGAAACTTTCCTCCTAGAGAGGCGTCTTTTACGAGAATAGGGAAGCCTTGCTCCTCTAGTTTCTTAATTCCTTCCAAAATTGTTGGGTACTTTTCAATGATCTCCATTGGAACATCTGGTAGGGCCATTTCATTGGAGATAATATCGTTCTTAACTGCTCTCTCAAATATTTCAGATAAGCATTGAACTCTTGCTTCATAAATCGTATTTCCAGCACTCATCCCATTACTTACAAAGAGATTACCAATGAGGTTTACGGGAATATATACTGTCTCTTTGTCCGAGTTTCTAGTGAATGGAATGGCGCAGACACCGCGCTCTTTATTTCCAGTATTAGTATCAACGAGGTGATGAGCTCTAAGTTCACCGTCTACTGAGTAAATATCTTTAAGGTAATCATCCATCAGACCTTCGGGCATTTGTCCATTGGCCTGAAGCTTGAACCATTTTTCATCAGGGTAGTGAGCAAATTCTGCTTGTGCATTATCGGCACCAAGGTAGTAATCGTTGTAGAAGTAGTTATTACTAATTCTCTCTAAGTATTCACCAAGAGCTGAGCAGAGGGCCGAGTCCTTGGTTGAACCCTTACCATTGGTGTAGCATATTGGTGAGTCCGCATCTCTAATATGAACTGACCATACATGGGGAACAGGATTTCTCCACGACACAATTTCTATATTAATACCTAAGTCTTTTAGAAGAGCAGTCATATTTTCAATAGTCTCTTCTAGTGAGCAGTCCTTACCAAGGATCATTGTCTGAGTTCCGGCTGCACTTTCAGTTTCGTAGTTTAGGGAATTATCTTTAGAGAGAGAGTCAGTAACTTCAATTTTAAAATCGATTTCATTTTGGATGACTCGCTTAACAGTACAGCGATCCATAGAGCGAATAATTCCCTCTCTATCTTTTTCACTAATACCAGGAGGAAGTTCAGCTTGGATTACAAAACTCTGCTTATATCTATTCTCAGGATCAACAATATTTTGCTGACTAATTCTAATATCTTCTGTTGGGATAGATCTCGCTTTACAGTAGACTTTTACAAAGTAGGCTGCACACATGGCCGAGGATGCCAGAAAATAATCAAAGGGTCCTGGAGCAAGTCCGTCACCTTTGTAGCGAACAGGCTGGTCAGAAATGATTTTATAGTCATCGAAGCTCGCTTCGAGTTTTAGATTGTCTAGGTAGATTACATTTACTTTCATGGGCAAGATATAGCAGTAAGTAGCGAGAAATAGAAGAGTTTAAGGTGGTCGTGAAAAAACTATCTGTGAAGTTAGTTAGCACACCGAATAGCTTACTCTCATTACTATAAGTAATTGAATTTAGGGTTTAAAAAGCGTTAGAAATAAAGCAAAATATATTGATAAATCTTTTTAAAATTATGAACTAGGGCATAAATTGAAAACTGTTCTCATATTATCTTTTTTTCTTATTCTCTTATCTAACTCGGCACACGCCAAAACAGCGATTACGACTTCTGGTGGAGTATCACTTGGATCGTATAAAGGCGGATTTCTCTACTATTTAACAGAGTTTATTAAGAGCAACCCAAAACATGTTCAGATCTCTCATATGGCCGGAGCCAGTGCCGGTGGTATCAATGCAATTTTCGCTGTGGATACACTTTGCTCTAAGAAGTCTTTTTCTAAGGAAGAGAGCCTCTTTTGGAAAGTTTGGGTAAATACTGGAGTCAATCAATTATTTGACCCTGAAAAGGTGACTCCCTTAAGTGTCTTTCACCGAGAGGGGATGGACCCCTATATAAATGAACTTAAGGAGAGGTTTAAAAATGGATACTCCAAAGATTGTAATCTTACGATAGGTATACCTGTAACTAGTAAGCATCCATTTAATATGATTGACCACGAGAAGGTTTACTTTCCAAGCTTAAGAAACTTCTTTGTCTTCACTATTTCAGGAAACGGAGAAGGCAAGCCTGTGAGTTTTAGAAATAGAATTATTAAGGGCACTACTAAGAATCAATTACAGCTTCCATTTTCAGATGACTTTAATCAAAATTATGACCTAATAAAGAAAGTCATGTATGCCACGAGTGCTTTTCCTGTCGCCTTTGCTCCTGTTAAGATCCCCACGTGTAAGAAGTCTGAATCAAATTGTAGCGCAGAAAACTCACAGGAGAGTACTTTCTTTGATGGTGGGGTTTTTGATAATAACCCCTTTAGCTTAACGAATCAGATATCAGAATTACTGTATCCTAAAACTTATAAGAAGTTTGAATACTATTATCTAAATTCATCGAACCACGCTTTTAAGGAGCTAGACACCTCAAGTATCAATGTAGAGGAGAAAGAAAATCTCTCGAGCATGATTGCAAACTCCCTAAGCGATTTAATAGCAGTATCTAGAATGTCTGAAGAGGCGACCTTCTTAAAAGATAATCTCGATGTGATTGAGCGCTCAATTGTCCCTACAACTCTTTTGCCTCCAATGAGCTCTCCTTTATATGCTTTTATGGGGTTCTACGATATAGACTTTAGAAAGTTTGACTATGAGCTGGGTATGAATGATGCCCACGAATTTGTGAAGAAGAAATATAAGAGCAAAGATATTCGATTCCCATCATTAAATAATACGGCCCTTCACAATTGCTTTGAAATGATTCGAAAGAGCAGTAAGGAGGCCATCGATAAATGTGAAGAAAACTTCCCTGAGCTTGATGAAAATCTTCAAAAGATTTTTCAACTCGAAATATTTAGGGCCCATAGATTTTGTAAGAACCTAAATGATAAAGAAGGACGTTTTAAAGATCTATGTAAGTTCTATGGACTAAGTGATCAGGCATATACAATTATTCCAAATCTTCCTAAAGGACTTGATACACCAACAAAGAATAGCGAAGGCGAAGAAAGTGAGGTTAATTACATTCTTCGTGTCTTAGATACTCTGAAATTTAAATATACAGATCTAAACTTAAATTCAAGCTTTCATGTAGATGGAGTAGAGAAAGTTTATCTCTCTCAGCGAAGAATGCTCAACGCTTTTAAGAGAAAACAACCCTCTCAGGAAGCTGCTATGATTGGTGTTATAGAAACTTATCTTCTTCAGAACCTAGACTATATTCCACCTAGTGATTTACTGTATTTCAACTTTGGTAATACACTTGAAGTTGGAATAAAGAAGAATTATCCAACTTTTTCAAAGAGCGTGAACTTTCAAGCTTCTTTTTACTTCTTAGATTATTATACATTTCTTGGATCGGAAGCTGATAATATTGCTATATCTCCCACTATCGGAGTGAGCATCTCTCCTCGAATTTTTCACCATGATAATTATCGTTTGAGTTTAGGTATTCAATTAGGATATCAATTTTCTTCCCGTGATGGGTATGGTGGAGAGGATTGTCGAATTTCTGATTATAGAGTTAAGGGCTCTTATTGTAGTGGTGATTTAGCAATTCTCTATGTCGCGGCAGGGATTTTTGATCGTGTTAATTTAAAATTTGGATATATGATTCACAAAGAAATAGGACCTGTCTTAGATGCTAAGACAGGCTTTCTTATGATTGGTTATAATTTCTTTTAGAATTAATTACAGATTTCTTTAACTAGGTTTAGCTCTTCTTTGGCCTGAAAGAGTTCTTCTTGAGTCGTCATACCGTATTCATATGATCTCTTTGCGTAGTCGTAAAGATCCTGCTTTAATCCAATCTTTGTATTACACATAGACTTTTTAGAAAGTTCTTTATTCAGGTTACAATCAACGGCCTTCGCTACGTCTATCTGGCTCGCAAGTCCAACTCTGTATTCGTTAATTTTCTGATCAACGCTTTCACAAGCTAAGATATTTGAAGTTGAAATTAGAGCAATCGATAGTGCAAGAAGTGTATTTTTCATTTTGAATCCTTATTTAATTTATTTAAGGAATAAATATAGAATTAGATGCCTTAAAGATAGGTATATTGAAATAAATACAAAGGATAAGCTTATACAAGTACAAACTCATTTTTGAATGTTATCTGGAAGTTATGAAAATTATTATCTTTTATCTTTGTTTTTTATTTAGTTTCAACTCACTAAGTGCTTCTACAGGTGAAGTTCTCTACTTCAACTATAGTGAATACTATCAGGATGCTCCATACGAAGTTAATTACTGCCATAAGAATCACGCTAAATTACTTCGTTATCTAAAGAAGAAAGGAGCAGATTTAGCGGAGATTAAAGTTCTCATAATCCAGCAGGATAGAACAAGAACTCGTCTTGAGCCTCAAAATGGCCGCTTCGATAATTCCTATGCTTGGCATGTAGTCCTTTTACACGATGGTATTATTTATGATTTAAATGCCGCCTATAGTGATGAAGGAATAGAGCTTGCTGACTACTTCTCTTATACTTTAGGTTACGATACTTTGGACTCAGATATTCTTCTAAGAGTATATGAGGGTGACTTCTTCTTTTCTTATTTCTACTATCCAGATGGTAGAGAGAGAATCTATAATCCAGGTGACTTTGTTAAAAAGTTCTTATCAACAGAGGCCCTTA
Proteins encoded in this window:
- a CDS encoding OsmC domain/YcaO domain-containing protein → MKVNVIYLDNLKLEASFDDYKIISDQPVRYKGDGLAPGPFDYFLASSAMCAAYFVKVYCKARSIPTEDIRISQQNIVDPENRYKQSFVIQAELPPGISEKDREGIIRSMDRCTVKRVIQNEIDFKIEVTDSLSKDNSLNYETESAAGTQTMILGKDCSLEETIENMTALLKDLGINIEIVSWRNPVPHVWSVHIRDADSPICYTNGKGSTKDSALCSALGEYLERISNNYFYNDYYLGADNAQAEFAHYPDEKWFKLQANGQMPEGLMDDYLKDIYSVDGELRAHHLVDTNTGNKERGVCAIPFTRNSDKETVYIPVNLIGNLFVSNGMSAGNTIYEARVQCLSEIFERAVKNDIISNEMALPDVPMEIIEKYPTILEGIKKLEEQGFPILVKDASLGGKFPVMCVTLMNPRTGGVFASFGAHPKFEVALERSLTELLQGRSFEGMNDIALPTFNEFAVKEHNNLVDHFIDSTGVVSWKFFSSKSDFEFVHWDLKGSTEEEYHYLMSILKDLDKEVYIADYQELGACACRILVPDYSEIYQAEDLVWDNHNKGNDFRERILSVHSLSEEKLQELLEDLEEYELDDHQPVSELIGVAFDEVSNWGQLVVGELKAMINLALQNLEEAKFNVDILNQFNEYAPDRKKYYQILNIVLDIAIDEELDMEDYTENLTKMYGEVLVREALETVSAEVKFFGLEETSIELTNIDKHQRLVESYNKLQVARSRFHQSTGATS
- a CDS encoding patatin-like phospholipase family protein, translated to MKTVLILSFFLILLSNSAHAKTAITTSGGVSLGSYKGGFLYYLTEFIKSNPKHVQISHMAGASAGGINAIFAVDTLCSKKSFSKEESLFWKVWVNTGVNQLFDPEKVTPLSVFHREGMDPYINELKERFKNGYSKDCNLTIGIPVTSKHPFNMIDHEKVYFPSLRNFFVFTISGNGEGKPVSFRNRIIKGTTKNQLQLPFSDDFNQNYDLIKKVMYATSAFPVAFAPVKIPTCKKSESNCSAENSQESTFFDGGVFDNNPFSLTNQISELLYPKTYKKFEYYYLNSSNHAFKELDTSSINVEEKENLSSMIANSLSDLIAVSRMSEEATFLKDNLDVIERSIVPTTLLPPMSSPLYAFMGFYDIDFRKFDYELGMNDAHEFVKKKYKSKDIRFPSLNNTALHNCFEMIRKSSKEAIDKCEENFPELDENLQKIFQLEIFRAHRFCKNLNDKEGRFKDLCKFYGLSDQAYTIIPNLPKGLDTPTKNSEGEESEVNYILRVLDTLKFKYTDLNLNSSFHVDGVEKVYLSQRRMLNAFKRKQPSQEAAMIGVIETYLLQNLDYIPPSDLLYFNFGNTLEVGIKKNYPTFSKSVNFQASFYFLDYYTFLGSEADNIAISPTIGVSISPRIFHHDNYRLSLGIQLGYQFSSRDGYGGEDCRISDYRVKGSYCSGDLAILYVAAGIFDRVNLKFGYMIHKEIGPVLDAKTGFLMIGYNFF